The Heliomicrobium undosum sequence TCGTTCGTCAAATTCCGTCAAGTTACACATAGGTTTTGTCCAAGGAGTAATTCGCCATGCGAGTGGCCATTTATGCCCGCGTTTCCACCGACGATCAAGCCGACCGGAGCACCGTGCAAAATATCAAAAAGCCGGGACTATTCCGTTACCGGCATTTGACGCGACGCCTTGGCCATGGACCTTGTCCATAGAATACAAACCGACTGCTACGATTGATGATCAGCCGCAAGGACGCAAATACTACATCATATGACGGAACAACCCAAGCAACAGCAAAGGGAAGATTTGGACCGCTGGGTCATTGATTTTTATCAACTGCTGAACCAGCCGGTTCAGGTAAAAACCGCCCTCGCGCCTGAAGCGTCGTCCGAGGGTTATGTCGATCTGTCCCGTGGAGCGGTCAGCATAAACCGCCTGCTGGCGCAGGACTGGCAACCGCCGGCCCCTGACTGCCTGGAAGCCGCCTTGGAGCGACTCCTCGACGCCATGGCCGGCCACCGCTGGTTCCGGGTCCGTTACGGGATTAACGAACTGTTTAAAAAGTACTTGCGCGATTTGGCTGCTTTCTCCACATCAGGCTCTCCTGGCGTTACGGTTGCTACGGGCGTTACGGGTGCTGTGGATGGTCCACCTGCCTGGAGCGGTCCAAATGCTCCAGGCGCTTCAGCCACAGCAAGTGCTTCAGGCAATGCAGATGCTTCATCCGCTGCAGACGCTCCATCCGCTACTGGCGATTCTGGCAGTCAGGGGGCGGCCTTCGATCCGGAAAAACACACCCGGCGGTATATGGATTTGGTCGGCCTCATCTTCGAATACGGCCACTCGGCGGCCTTCCCCTTTTCAGAAAGCCTCTGGACCTACCTGAGCGCCTGCCTGGAATCGGTCGGCCTGGCCCTGGCGGAACAGGAACTCTGGCAGGCTTTGAAGGTAGTCATCGAGGAAACGGCCGCCATGGGCCGGCAGGCCGCCCGCAACGGCTTGCAGACGGCGCCGCTGCAGCATTTCCTGCGGCGCCTTGAAGACAGTTGCTGCAGCAAAGGAGAAGGCGGACGTGAAATCGCCCGCCTTGCCCGCAACCTCCGCTTTAATCTGGAGGTGTAACCTGTCCTTTGTCTGTCTTTTGTCAGAGGTTCTACTCTTATGTCATTCTTTTTACCTGCTATTCACGTCTATGTCCGGTCAAGCCTTGTCTTCCTTGACGACCATCACGGGGCACTTGGCCAGGTGGAAGACGCGGTCGCTGACACTGCCGGCCAGGAAGCTGCGGAATTCACCCATGCCGCGCGATCCCATGATGATCAGCTCCATGCCGTTTTGCTCAGCCGTGTCGACGATGACAAAGGCAGGGTGACCCATGTTGGCCTCGGTCTTACAGGTGAGTCCCTCGGCTTCGAAGACGGCCCTGGTGTTGGCGAGGACCTAGTCAGCAATCTCGTTCATCTTGTCTCGCAATACGTCAGGATCAAAGAAAACGGCGCCGTCAGATCCGAGAAAGTACTGGTGGGATAGGTCAAAGACGTAAAGGACAGTCGTTTCGATCTGCGGGTCAAGCTTCATCAGGTGACAGGTGTAGCGGGCCGCTTTCAGGGCATTTTCCGAACCGTCAGTGGCCAATAGAATCTTCTTAAACATACGCAAACCCTCCCCCTCTTTTCACCGCATTTTCCTTCCTTTACCTTTATTATTCCACAAAGAGGGGTGAATTCCTGCTCCTTAGGATTTCAATCACGAGTCGATTCAAAATATTCTTTCCTTTCATGGTTTTTCTGCTTGCGATTTGCCTCCCTCTGCTGACTCTTATCTTGATGCGATTTTTCTCACTTCAACACTCGTGCCTTCCCCAAGCAGAATCGGGCAACCTTTGGCGATGTTGACGGCTTCCTCGAAGTTCATCGCCTTGATGATGATGTAGCCTGCGATCGATTCTTTGTCTGCCCTGTAAGGTCCATCCTGGACAACATCATTCCGCCGTAACACCGTGCCTTCATTGGACAGATGATTGCCCCCTGCGAGCCTGTCTTCTTTGGCAATACCGCTGATCCATGACTCCCATTGCTGCATGTATATTTCCATCTGGGCCGGAGTCGGTTGCGCTTCTTCGGTGATGTCCATTCGGAACAGCAATAAAAATTTATCCATCTGATTATGATTACCCATATCTGACACTCCTCCAGTTATTCATTTACTAGCTTTCGTAGGGAAGCCGTTATGTTTCGAGAAAATACTCCGCCGTGATAACAGATGATTGTATCTATACCCAAGCTGAGCAATTTTTGAATCGACTTCTTTGCTTCCACCATATCCAACGTGTACTGCGGATTGGCGATGCAAAGTTCATCCTTATCTACAACCAGAGCGTCACCTGCAATTAAAACTTTTGATGCGCTCACATAAAGGGAGATATGTCCCGGCATATGACCGGGGGTGGCGATGATTTCCGTTCCCCCGCACCACGAAAAACGTTCCCGATCATCGACGACGCAATCGACCTT is a genomic window containing:
- a CDS encoding YciI family protein, which produces MGNHNQMDKFLLLFRMDITEEAQPTPAQMEIYMQQWESWISGIAKEDRLAGGNHLSNEGTVLRRNDVVQDGPYRADKESIAGYIIIKAMNFEEAVNIAKGCPILLGEGTSVEVRKIASR